ATCTGTCCCTGTGATTATAGGTGACGCTCCTCCGTGGAAGCCCCGTCCTTAGAAGATTGTCCAGTGCGTCGGACCTGGATgtctccagccccattcactgccTCCCCGCAGTCAAAGACAACAAGGAGAACGTAAGTCCACGCCATAGCATGGGGCGCAGGGCTGACAACGGCTGCTTAACCCCTCAGTAACCagcctgttttaaaaaaaaaaaaattgcgcagaACAAGTTGGTTTTTAATAGCACGATTTTGGGGTACATGACTTATTAATtagctttttattaatttttattttctttgtggGGGGTAGGAAAAACAGTAGTTTTTACGTACTAAAGTTTGCAGGTTTTTTACCATTAGACTATCTTTTAATGACTTCTATATTGGCCTGTACTGATTATGCACTGCAGATTATTACTGACGGGTGCCAGGGGCGCTGCCTGATGGGGATACACTGCATACACGCCTTCATTAGGCCCTAGCACCCCCCACCCTGCAATCTCATTTGGGAGACTGAGGGCACTCTCTTCCTCAAAACCTCTTAGATGCTGCAGTCTCTATTGACTGTGGCAgcaaaggggttaaatggcccaGCCATTTGAGCAGGAGCCCAGCTCTCACCTGGCCACCATAAAGAGGCAGTAGCCTAGCTTATGGCCCCATAAAGGCGTATGGGTGGGTGGTCACCAAGGGGTTAAGCTCTTTTATTTTCTTCCTTCGCAGGAAGTCTTTTTATTCAAAAGGCCGTTCTTGTGTCCGGTGTCCAGGAGTCGGATTCGTAGTGATGAGACCTACAAGTCGAGGCCCAACTCTGCCCCCGCCCTCATGGTGAGACTATTAGAAGTCTGCAGACCCACCCAGCAGAGGGCGCCATTACTTACCACTTACCCAATATCATTGCTCCCGTTCCAGTTCTCCCCCGAGAGGATTGAGTATGACTTGGACTCTGAAAGCCCTGTGCGTTTACGCAAGTCCTCCCTGACCTTCTCTCTGCATGATGATGACGATGACGGCTTCATGGAGATCATGGATGACGAAGATGTGAAGGTACGCGTTGGACCTTTTCCTTGCTTGTAAAATTAGGTCTCGTCAGTTCACTCACCTGATGTCATTAACTCTCAGGGCGAATCAAATCTTCCAACGGGGATGGAGAACCTACTGACCGGCCCTCTGAAGAAGGACGAGAAGCAGGAGGAGGTAAGTTCTCTACCCTTTACGGTCTTTCGTCTGTAACCACGGTTGGTTCTGGCTCACCCGCTGACCTCTCGTCCTCCACCTGCAGGATTTAGTTATAAGGAGTAAATGCCGCCGCCTCTTCCGCTCGCCATCGATGCCAAGCAGCATCATCCGACCAATCCTGAAACGCTTGGACAGACCAGACGATGACGGCACTCCGGTTAAAACAAAGCGACATAAAAATGTGTCGACGGACAAGGTGGagcctgaggtggtggagcctgtAAGTACGGAGAAGACTGTCTGTGCCGTACTGTATTATAGACGTGTTATGAGATGAAGCTGCTTCATCAGTCACCTCGCTCCTCTTTCCATATTAGAAAATGAAGTTGGGACGTTCCAAGTCTCTTTGTGTTGAAACAGTTGAGAGGATTCTAGACAGCGACCAAAGGGATTTGATTGGCGACTCCTCAAAGGTAAGCAgaaatgacttatcctcaggatgggtcatctatCATATTAGTGAGGGTTCAGCTGTCTGAAGAGCCCTctactcctgtgagcgccgcagcctatTCCTAGGCCAccgacgtcacgttcatcagtcgtGTGACCTCggcgcagctcagtctcattcaagtgaatggggacttagctgcaataccaagcacagccactatccaatgtaaGGCGCTGTGAGGAGGcggcagcactcacaggagcccagcgacctcctcaaacagctgatcggcagaggtgccaggactcggacccctgccgatctgatactgaAGACCTGTCTTGAGAATAGACCACCAGTATCAGGATCTCGGTAGATGCAGTGAGGTAATGTAGAAATCTGTCTTATAGACTTGCCTATTGAGGACGGTGGATGGTCAGCACCAGGATCTGAAGTACATTACCCCAGAAATGGTGAGTTCCCCCTCATGTGCGACCTCTTATCCCCTACTACACTGAAGGGCGGAAGGTATGACTGTATATAATGTGTTACCTCAGATGATTGACGTGCTGGAAGGAAAATACAAGGATCACATCGATCGCTGCGTCATTGTAGACTGCCGCTACCCCTACGAATACGACGgcgggcacatcagggtaaggaTCTCCGTGTAGATGTGTGTGATGTAGATTTCATCTGTGGCTGTATCTAATGCAGCGTGTCCTCCTTTCCTGCAGGGGGCAGTGAATCTCCCGATGGAACTCGACGTGGAAGAGTTCCTTCTTAGGAAACCGATTGTGCCGAGCAGCAAGGATAAGAGGGTCATCATCATCTTCCACTGTGAATATTCCTCCGAGAGAGGCCCCCGCATGTACGTCCCCTTCACATGTTACTGCTTCCTCCCCGATCCTCCGTGTTACCACTTATCattttagtatcttattcagaAAGTGATCATAACGGCAAATATCTCGAGcaaaaaatctttattattttatggAATTCATAAATTACATTATTAGATATGTtaatctttttgcaattttttaatctaaatattttcattttgcagtattttatttctttcattttccTCACCCTTTTCTTTGCCCGGCAGGTGCCGTTTTGTTAGGAAGCGGGACAGGAACAGCAATGAGTACCCGAAGCTTCATTACCCCGAGCTGTATGTGCTGAAGGGAGGCTACAGAGACTTCTTCCCCAGCAACCAGGTGAGTGACCCCGCAGTCTGGAGGGTGTAGATGTCGCCCGATCGCGGTGTGGAGCGGTGGCGCTCTATCTCGGTCTGACCTCCGTGCCTTTCTCTGTTGCAGACCCTCTGCGAGCCGCAGTCTTACCGCTCCATGTATCACAAAGACTATAAGGAGCACCTGAAGCTCTTCCGTACCAAGAGCAAGCGGGACCTCTACAGGCAGCAGATGAAGTTATAAGTCGGCAGAGTCTGGAAATCCATCTCGCGAAGGCCTCGTCCCGCGGTCGGAACGCCGGTCCCTGGCTCGTCTGTGGAGTCTTCTGTTGTGGACATTTAGACGGGGGGGTAATCTCGTGCTACAAAGAACAGACCCCCAGGCTGAATCTCGTGATGGGTCCACCACCTCGTATGGGAAGCGTTAGACCTAGACACCGCCTACGGTGTCCTGCAGGGACCAGACAATGTCTCCCCTGTTACCAGAAGGACGTCTTCTGCCTGTGTTTGTGTTGTATATGTGTATCCTTGTTGCACGTGCACTTTTATGATGTATTTTATGGCGGCGGTAACCTCCTCCAATCAAGCTCCATGTGTTGGAGCAGCCACCAGGCCGTCACTTTGTCCCTGACTAACAGCGAGGGGCGGTATCCTATTTTATAGttttaagatttttatttttttatttacaattttatATCTCCCTCCTGCTTTACTTTCACTTTCTTTTATAGAATGTGGGTGCAGGGTTATATGTATATGTTTACATAGGCCGTAATCTATGCGGCTGCTTCTGAGATTTGAGACTgagggcggccattttgtgtcctaATCTATGGGACAGATGAGGCCACATGACTGGTTTACCGTCACGTAGTGGGCCGCATCTATAGGAGAAATATTCTGGAGAGTTTACCAAAATGAGGTATTTATGGGATGATGGATTTATCATGAGATGCACAATAGGGCAGCTAACGTGCACAGACTGATACCGGCGCAGTCAATGAAGAGAATTATGCGGAGACGTCCACTTTTGAGAAAAATTggtttttcagaaaaatttgaatttctgaaaaatgtctattgcgcatatatatatgtattatttttttgggttaaTTTCCCTTTAATAGAAGAAATGGAGTCGTGGAATATTTAGTATAAATGGTTAATCCTCATCGCCGTGGCTCTGTATGAATCGCGTCATAAAGCACTTCCTTTTTTTCTAATTGcttcatttgaaaaaaaaaaaaatctaagattgTGTAAATGTTGTATTTTTGTGCTGGTGTTCCGtgtggttgtgtttttttttacccgcGTTATTTTCCTTGTGTTATAAAGCGTTATCCCGGAGACTCGTCAGAACCGCCGTCCCAATGTGTATTGCACCTCTAACTATCATTATGTATTGCGCCGCCATCTTTAAATGTTCTCTATTCTAATTTATGCTTCTAGTATTTATGTGGTTTGCACAAGtatataatgtttttataatAATGCAATCTTCTAACGATCTGTTCGGATTCCCGTGTGGGATCATCGGGGACTGTTCACTTTATGCCTCCTGTAACGCTCCTCTGCTTTCTGCTTCTTTTATGTCAAAAATTCAGGGATAATAAAATTCTGATTGTTAAAAGTGACTGAGTGATGTGTGATATTACCGGGGAAGGCGACGGCCTGTTACAGAGGGGTTGTTTTAATGGCATATTGcgagtgtgggtcccagaggtgacctACGTCTATCTCCAGAATGGACCACCGAAAGTGAGGGAGAGTAGCCGCGCACGCTATTATCCATTCATCTGTGGCTctactatttttggaagtcccatagaaatgaatggaaagtgCACCGTGCAAGCCtccgctctccattcacttctattggactgCTGGAGATAATGTATGAAGAGGGGGGGGGtcacgttctggagataggtgcaggtcccacctctggtacgCCATCAAAGTCCcacatgaaacaacccctttaagacctttaTCTAAATTCAGATTATTTAACAGCACTtgttgatttaaaggggtttttcgggagttttatactgatggccCCTCCTCTGGATAGGACATCAGcatctgaccaggggggcccccaccgatcagctgtttgacaaggcgCTTGGAGTAGCACTGTAGCCTTCTCCCCTGCTCACAGCGCCGTCCACTGTATAGCGGCTTTGCTTTGTATCAcaggtcagccccattcacttcaatggcgttGGGgtgtgcctaggtcatgtgacggatgaacatgacatcacatggcctagggaaagctactGCAAGCATCGGTGCCTTCTCCAACAGGTGATTGGGCAGccgtcggacccccactgatcagataatgacctatccacagtgtaaaactcctggaaaacccctttaatgtgttttcccttagtcctatcAGCAGCACAATAATGGTTTATTTCTGCCCCTATGTACTAGTAGGACAGATGGAATTTTATTAGAGACCTAGGATACCTAGCTTACCATGTGTTTATTATAATGGAGTAACGTACTTAGGATGGGaagcttgtgctgctgttaggactaagggagaACAGATTAATGTTAAAAATCCACGATTCCCTTATCTTCTAACCGCAGCACAATAATGGGGAAGTATCCTCATCGGGAGGCCCCTCTTGTGTGGTGGAACTTAAATAGACAGCCACAGAGCAGTCTCTTCTGAAAACCGTAAATACAACATGAGTAACGTACTTAGGATGGGaagcttgtgctgctgttaggactaagggagaACAGATTAATGTTAAAAATCAACGATTCCCTTATCTTCTAACTGCAGCACAATAATGGGGAACTATCCTCATCTGGAGGCCCCTCTTGTGTGGTGGAACTTAAATAGACAGCCACAGAGCAGTCTCTTCTGAGAACCGTAAATACAACATACAGTGCGAGCAAAAATCTCATCCAAAACTAACAAGATCTGCTTTCTGGATAAAGTAAACCACATAGGACAGAAAAAACCGCATGGTGGGAGGGGCTAGGTGTCCTCCTATAGGCTCAGGGGTCTCTAGTAATTAATTTGATTACATTAATAATTCCGTCTGTCTTACCGGCACAAAGGAATAGCGCActattgtgctgctggttaggacagaGGGGAACCACTGATTTCTGACATGTAAAGATCTCTGAAGAGGGGATCCCTTTAAGGCCGCTGTGACGATAATGGTGGTGAAATGATCCTTCCGGAAATCTGACTTGTGGAGAAAACATGTTGAAATCTCTTGGCGGCTGCTGCGGTTTCCTATATTGGTTATGAAATTCTAATCCGTTTCTTTCATTTTGTTTTGCACATCATTTTTCAGGATTTTTTCTGCTGATGCTTCACAAATACATTTATGGAGGTTACTTTGAGGAGAAATCCTATCACTAAGGCGGTGGGAGCGGGGGGATCGCAGGGTctctggttgctaagggcaccCTCCCTAGTAACGCCTCTTTTCTATGGGGGGAGCAGCAGCTTATCTCTGATTGCCGGGCTCTTAGGCCACAGCGGGGGGATCGCAGGGTCTCTGGTTGCTGAGGACACCCTCCCTAGTAACACCTCTTTTCTATGGGGTGAGCAGCAGCTTATCTCTGATTGCCGGGCTCTTAGGCCACAGCGGGGGGATCGCAGGGTctctggttgctaagggcaccCTCCCTAGTAACACCTCTTTTCTATGGGGTGAGCAGCAGCTTATCTCTGATTGCCGGGCTCTTAGGCCACAGCGGGGGGATCGCAGGGTCTCTGGTTGCTAAGGACACCCTCCCTAGTAACGCCTCTTTTCTATGGGGTGAGCAGCAGCTTATCTCTGATTGCCGGGCTCTTAGGCCACAGCGGGGGGATCGCAGGGTCTCTGGTTCCTAAGGACACCCTCCCTAGTAACGCCTCTTTTCTATGGGGTGAGCAGCAGCTTATCTCTGATTGCCGGGCTCTTAGGCCACAGCGGGGGGATCGCAGGGTctctggttgctaagggcaccCTCCCTAGTAACGCCTCTTTTCTATGGGGGGAGCAGCAGCTTATCTCTGATTGCCGGGCTCTTAGGCCACAGCAGGGGCCGGGGGCCTGGTAACATCTTCTCTCTATCTCGGGCTGCCATACTAAGCTGCTGTGCGTATAGGGACTGTGGCGGCCTCTCCCAGGATTGTGGCCCTCCTCTTgtatttgttcttccctgatgtgAACCTCCATTAGCAAAGTCAATATTTTCCAGATAAGCGCCCGGATCCCAGGGCAGGGTGACAGGCAGCAGTATGGTCGCCCATACATCTCCTCGCATTACCTGCCCCTCACCATCCCCTCCATCTATGGGACGCAGAACCTAATGTGCCCTGTGCAATCACATCCTGCGTTACACATGTGAACGGAGACTGACGCGTTTCAGAGACTGTCAAGGGAGAAGATGCTCACAGGCCTGTGTCCTGTGAGGAGAAATGAATGAAAGGGATCCCAAAGCATATAGATCCTGTGTGTACAGGGATCCAGCTGTGTATAGATCCTGCTTGTACAGGAATCCAGCTGTACAGAGATCCAGCCGTGTATAGATCCTGAATGTACAGGGATCCAGCCGCGTATAGGTCCTGCATGTACAGCGATCCAGCCGTGTATAGATCCTGCATGTACAGGGATCCAGCCGCGTATAGATCCTGCATGTACAGGGATCCAGCCGCGTATAGATCCTGCATGTACAGGGATCCAGCCGTGTATAGATCCTGCATGTACAGGGATCCAGCTGTGTATAGATCCTGAATGTACAGGGATCCAGCCGCGTATAGGTCCTGCATATACAGGAATCCAGCCGCGTATAGATCCTGCATGTACAGGGATCCAGCCGTGTAAAGATCCTGCATGTACAGGGATCCAGCCGTGTATAGATCCTGCATGTACAGGGATCCAGCCGCGTATAGGTCCTACATATACAGGAATCCAGCCACGTATAGATCCTGCATGTACAGGGATCCAGCTGTATATAGATCCTGCATGTACAGGGATCCAGCTGTGTATAGATCCTGAATGTACAGGGATCCAGCCGTGTATAGGTCCTGCATGTACAGCGATCCAGCCGTGTATAGATCCTGCATGTACAGGGATCCAGCCATGTATAGATCTTGAATGTACAGGGATCCAGCCGTGTATAGATCCTGCATGTACAGGGATCCAGCCGTGTATAGATCCTGAATGTACAGGGATCCAGCCGCGTATAGGTCCTGCATGTACAGCGATCCAGCCGCGTATAGGTCCTGCATGTACAGCGATCCAGCCGCGTATAGATCCTGCATGTACAGGGATCCAGCCGTGTATAGATCCTGAATGTACAGAGATCCAGCTGAGATATAGATCCTGTGTGTATAGGGGTCCAGCTGTGTATAGATCCTGCGTGTACAGAGAGCCAGCAACGTATAGATCTTGCCGAGTGGTGACAGTGCACAGAACCACATCCCTGGTGCAGGAGGGGGCACACAGAATAATACACTGCCATAGCTCGCCGGTGTTTAGTGGTCAGAGGACGAGTGGTGACAGTGCACAGAACCCCATCCCTGGTGCAGGAGGGAGTACACAGAATAATACACTGCCATAGCTCGCCGGTGTTTAGTGGTCAGAGGACGAGTGGTGACAGTGCACAGAACCACATCCCTGGTGCAGGAGGGAGCACACAGAATAATACACTGCCATAGCTCGTCGGTGTGTAGTGGTCAGAGGACGAGTGGTGACAGTGCACAGAACCACATCCCTGCTGCAGGAGGGGGCACACAGAATAATACACTGCCATCGCTCGTCGGTGTGTAGTGGTCAGAGGACGAGTGGTGACAGTGCACAGAACCCCATCCCTGGTGCAGGAGGGGGCACACAGAATAATACACTGCCATCGCTCGCCGGTGTTTAGTGGTCAGAGGACGAGTGGTGACAGTGCACAGAACCCCATCCCTGGTGCAGGAGGGGGCACACAGAATATTACACTGCCATCGCTCGCCGGTGTTTAGTGGTCAGAGGACGAGTGGTGACAGTGCACAGAACCACATCCCTGCTGCAGGAGGGGGCACACAGAATAATACACTGCCATCGCTATAACAGGTATGTGCACGTCTCCTGGGTTGAAGtggcatttttttattgtatttaagtGCTCTGGATGGATGCATTTTTGGGGGTTTATGTTAAggtttttttcagccatatttcCAGACGCTTCTGATTAGGAAAAAGAACCTGAaaaatagcaataaaaaaaaggggaggaGCATCGATTTCTAACCTGtatctgttttcccttagtcttAACAGCAGCACCATGCTGGGGGTAGGAATACTTAACTAAATAGTAAATAATTCTAATTAAACATGCCCCTCCTCAATAAAGCAGCTATGCCACCACCCAAGGAATAATCTAAGGGAGGAGGACTCGTGCtcctgctgttaggactaagcggggttggactgggaacttaaaggggttttccaagacttttatactgattggcggggtctgacacccggggtcCCCGCTGTCAGCTCCACAGCTTTTCCTCGGCCAGTGACGGCaccttcatcggtcacgtggcctaggagcactgagcgccacagaagtgaatggggctgagagtGATACAAagtacaaccactatacaatgtatggcgctgtgcccgGTGAGCAGGGGGagggccgctgccttctcaaacagctgaccggcggtggtcccgggtgtcggaccctcacagatcagatactgataggtcatcagtaaaaaaaatctcagGAAACTCTTTGAaagaggccctggaaaaaataaaagtggccccattttgta
This portion of the Bufo gargarizans isolate SCDJY-AF-19 chromosome 1, ASM1485885v1, whole genome shotgun sequence genome encodes:
- the CDC25B gene encoding M-phase inducer phosphatase 2, which codes for MEMEKPLSELSPGRPAASRPCTLLPCGRSLLCPNPGGVLSPVTSLAFTMNRLTGLGSQDETPKRKRSMSSLSRSSSADSSDSGLCLDYPSPVEPEAPPESFERSIFDSGALSNDFKPPIRRKSLPVTLLRGSPVLRRLSSASDLDVSSPIHCLPAVKDNKENEVFLFKRPFLCPVSRSRIRSDETYKSRPNSAPALMFSPERIEYDLDSESPVRLRKSSLTFSLHDDDDDGFMEIMDDEDVKGESNLPTGMENLLTGPLKKDEKQEEDLVIRSKCRRLFRSPSMPSSIIRPILKRLDRPDDDGTPVKTKRHKNVSTDKVEPEVVEPKMKLGRSKSLCVETVERILDSDQRDLIGDSSKTCLLRTVDGQHQDLKYITPEMMIDVLEGKYKDHIDRCVIVDCRYPYEYDGGHIRGAVNLPMELDVEEFLLRKPIVPSSKDKRVIIIFHCEYSSERGPRMCRFVRKRDRNSNEYPKLHYPELYVLKGGYRDFFPSNQTLCEPQSYRSMYHKDYKEHLKLFRTKSKRDLYRQQMKL